The Pontiella agarivorans genome includes a window with the following:
- a CDS encoding Gfo/Idh/MocA family protein — translation MKLNRRNGLKAGVAAGTAFSFIPGRVLGANEQVNLAVVGSGGIFKWTLMDIERVANVNLVAFSDVDQSERVTETIKNYADKPLYVDFREMLDKHPEIDAVIVSTPDHTHHYIGAYCMKAGKHVYVQKPLAHNIAECRDFMRLEKETGVVCQMGNQGHSGVGIKIMEQWINARSLGEITELHAWCRQVRSVGDKRPAADPIPETLDWDKWLGPAAKVDYSRWYQPGHWRNWFEFGTGTMGDWFCHNADAPYTLLGLDCPKSVEVAASSGKKKLSFPEHSQVTFVFDHPTTGKELKMHWYSGKQFGPPIPKGMEEDARFKEAWGGSMFVGSKATVLTGPYCRSPRIIPEELHREMAKDLPRYKEKRSGHVQNWINAIRGGEKANSHFDYAGRLTETMHWGNIALHLGRDLRIDPKTRRIIGDREASRMMSWPAPREGWTV, via the coding sequence ATGAAGTTGAATCGAAGAAATGGATTAAAGGCCGGAGTGGCAGCCGGAACTGCATTCAGTTTTATTCCGGGGCGTGTGCTGGGCGCTAACGAACAGGTGAATTTGGCCGTTGTGGGTTCCGGGGGAATTTTTAAATGGACGCTGATGGATATCGAGCGTGTAGCGAATGTGAATCTTGTGGCTTTTTCGGATGTGGATCAAAGCGAGCGGGTGACGGAGACGATTAAAAACTATGCGGACAAGCCGCTCTATGTTGATTTTCGGGAGATGCTCGACAAGCATCCGGAGATTGATGCGGTGATCGTTTCTACACCCGACCATACCCATCATTATATCGGTGCGTATTGCATGAAGGCGGGCAAGCATGTGTATGTCCAGAAGCCGTTGGCTCATAATATTGCAGAGTGTCGTGACTTTATGCGGCTGGAAAAAGAGACCGGTGTGGTCTGTCAGATGGGCAACCAGGGCCATTCGGGCGTTGGGATCAAAATTATGGAGCAGTGGATCAATGCCCGATCTTTGGGAGAGATTACTGAACTTCATGCATGGTGCCGTCAGGTGCGCAGTGTTGGAGATAAAAGACCCGCGGCGGATCCGATCCCGGAAACGCTGGATTGGGATAAATGGCTGGGACCGGCCGCGAAGGTGGATTACAGCCGGTGGTATCAGCCGGGACACTGGCGCAACTGGTTTGAGTTTGGAACCGGCACCATGGGGGACTGGTTCTGCCATAACGCCGATGCGCCGTATACTCTGTTAGGGCTGGATTGTCCGAAATCGGTTGAGGTTGCAGCGAGCTCCGGCAAGAAAAAGCTCTCTTTCCCGGAACATTCCCAGGTTACGTTTGTCTTTGATCATCCAACGACCGGCAAAGAACTGAAGATGCATTGGTATTCCGGCAAACAGTTTGGGCCTCCTATACCGAAAGGCATGGAAGAAGATGCGCGATTTAAGGAAGCGTGGGGCGGAAGCATGTTTGTCGGTTCAAAAGCAACCGTGCTTACGGGGCCTTACTGCAGGTCTCCGCGCATTATTCCGGAAGAACTTCACCGGGAAATGGCAAAGGATCTGCCGCGCTATAAAGAAAAACGGTCCGGTCATGTCCAGAACTGGATCAACGCCATTCGCGGCGGGGAAAAGGCGAATTCTCATTTCGACTATGCGGGGCGTCTGACGGAGACGATGCATTGGGGGAATATTGCGTTGCATCTGGGGCGTGATCTCAGGATTGATCCAAAGACGCGTCGTATTATCGGCGATAGAGAGGCCTCCCGCATGATGAGCTGGCCGGCGCCACGTGAAGGATGGACCGTTTAA
- a CDS encoding 3-keto-disaccharide hydrolase — protein sequence MERLVFSLSLVLAVASVGAEEGFHVYEVTGNYSHTPLVPGSKYQVHQLDRPQPPRVIPGAYEEQAISAAPSDAIILFDGSSLDEFGKSDWTIVDDYVVAGKKSLTTKRAFGDCQLHIEWRTPDPEIGEQMIGNMGNSGIYFMWMYELQIYDSYSSKNYPDGSAGAIYGQTPPLVNVCRRPREWQTYDIIFTAPIFDGDQLLKPARMTVFHNGVLIQNDTEILGKTEHQKAPAYKPHGPIGPIGLQGYKSPVEYRNIWIRDLSAQSQ from the coding sequence ATGGAGAGGTTGGTGTTTAGTTTAAGCCTTGTACTGGCTGTCGCATCGGTTGGCGCCGAGGAAGGATTCCATGTTTATGAGGTGACGGGGAATTATTCGCATACTCCGTTGGTTCCGGGGTCGAAGTATCAGGTGCATCAGCTGGATCGTCCGCAACCGCCGCGTGTGATTCCCGGGGCGTATGAGGAGCAGGCGATATCGGCTGCACCGTCGGATGCCATCATTCTTTTTGATGGCTCATCGCTGGATGAATTCGGAAAGTCAGACTGGACGATTGTCGATGATTATGTTGTAGCCGGTAAAAAATCGCTTACGACGAAACGGGCATTCGGAGATTGTCAGCTGCATATTGAGTGGCGCACTCCGGATCCAGAGATCGGAGAACAGATGATCGGTAACATGGGCAACAGCGGGATCTATTTCATGTGGATGTATGAGTTGCAGATTTATGATTCATACAGCAGTAAAAACTATCCGGATGGTTCGGCTGGTGCGATCTATGGACAAACTCCTCCTCTGGTCAACGTTTGCCGCAGGCCGCGCGAGTGGCAGACCTATGATATCATTTTTACTGCGCCAATATTTGATGGTGATCAGTTGCTGAAGCCTGCCCGCATGACGGTCTTTCATAATGGGGTTCTGATTCAGAATGATACCGAAATTCTCGGAAAGACAGAGCACCAAAAAGCGCCTGCCTACAAACCGCATGGACCGATCGGCCCGATCGGATTGCAGGGTTATAAAAGCCCGGTCGAGTATCGAAATATCTGGATTCGTGATTTGTCGGCTCAGAGTCAATAA